CGTAGTTCATAACACTTTTATACGGACGCCAGATCCAAAAATTCTTCTGCCAAGGATATTTTCCATTTTGATCATCACAACCAGGAGTATTACCATTAAAAATACCAAGTGTATGTCCACATTCATGCATCAAGGCACTCGCATAGACAATATCACGCCGATGTTGTGTTTTTGGTTTTACTTTGTCACTTTCAAAAAGATGCGTTGATAACGAAAATGCATCAAGATACGGACCAACACCACCCCAGAAGACAAAACCACCCGGTGGTGAATAATAGACAAGCAGACAATAATGAAATACCCCTCGCCGCCAGTTATTCACATCACCGTGCAGGAAATACTCCATATACATTGCTTGTAGTTCTTCATACGTCGTTTGAGTTTTAAATGGAAACAGCTCACCACCGCCACCGTAGAAACCATCATCATCGAGATAAAAAACAATATTCCTTCGATCATACGCCGTCCGAAGAAGCTCTTTTGCATTCGCAGGAAATGTTGACCATTCGCCATCAGGATTTGGTTCCATGAGATCGAGTTCAACAAACAAATCTTTTCGAAACGGATCAGATCCCCATTGACTGGTGAGATATTCTTCATAGTTTGATACACCGTCTGAATCAGGATCAAGCGTCATATGATCATCCCAAATCGTTGCATTGTAAAACCAGAAATGTTGTTCAGACCAAGGGCTAAAGTAATGTCCAAAACGATGCTCCCATTCAATCGGACAACCATCATGATCAGAATCATCACCGCGATTATCAATCATCGGATCCGTACCATACATATATACCTCGGCCCAGTAGGGCAGAGTATCATGATCAAAATCATTTTGGCAAATGTTAAACCACAGTTCACAATCTCGTTCAAAAGAATAAATACTCCCATCATCGCAGCCGTTCAAACGACCGTACCCACTTGGATCCGCACTCAACGGATCATTATCGGTATAGTCATCACCCCACCACGTTCCTGTTTTAATGCTATAGATCATCTCAGCATCACACGAATCTACATATCCTTGACCGGTATCCCTGCTTATATCGCAGATGCGATCACGCCCAAAATTCCAATCCCACAACTGAATTTTAACAGTTACAAATTCTTGATCATCAGGAACATTAAGCGTTGCTGACCACTGGATGTTATAGAGATATTTTGTATTCCTCCAAATGTCACTTCGAAATTCAACATCATTAATAAATACCTTAACATAGAAATCAGGATCACTCCACAGATCAATTTTTTTCTGAGAAAACTCTTGAATATCAAGTTTATCGAAAGCACGGATCGCACGTAGTTCAACATTTACAACGATATCAACCAGAGGATCAAAATCAGTATTGGCAAGACCCGTTGTTGAATGGTTTCGAGTTGGTGCTTGGTATGCCCCTGCTGGAATAACAAGAAAACAAGTAACACATAGTGTACACAATAGTTTGACGATGGTTGAATTCTTCATATTTTTCCCCTTACGAGTAGTGGATACTGTTTTATCTGTTTGCCGTTATATATGTAGATTCACACTATATATATAGTTTTTTATCTGTCTGGCTTTGCACATAAATATAGGGGTTTATGTGCAAAGCCTATCTGTCTTATTGAGAAAAGATCAGATGTAATTATATCAAAAAATAACCTTGAATGTCTCAAAAAGGTATAAAAAAACTTTATTGAGCACCTGTTATGAAAGATAATTATTATATTTTCGATATGAAGACAATACCTTCTTGATATATGGTGTATACTGTTGTACAATCGGCAGGAGTTTTTGTTCTCGAGGTTTAATCTCTTTATGCACATCAACAGTCATTGGCAACCCAAGAAAATCCATAATACTTCTGATGCATTCATTTGGATGTAGACATAAATCCTCATAACGTAGTGAGATATAACAATGCTGGTGAAGATATCTAACGTGTTTCAGATAATATGAAGTCATCTTCTTTGCCTGGTGAACTATCCCTAAAAAACCAAAGGGGATGTTCGAAGAGTAATACCAACACAAGAGAGAATGATATAATGGATTTTCAAAAATTTTTTCATATTGCCGAGAAAATAAAACAGTATATGGGTTTTTCTCTGAAAGTAAGGTATGCCATGCGCGTAACGTCGAATCAATAACTTTCACTGGTTCTCGATGGATAAAAATAAAACGAGCTGAGGGATACAGGTTTTTCAGAACCATAAAATTTCCAAAATCATATGGATTTTTGACAAGAATCGGCTTGGTATTTTCTGAAATATATTGAATTTTTTTACACAACAAATCAAAAAAGACATAGTTTTTGTTCGTTATCTTATTGGCCGAACTTTTCTTGGTAAGAAGATACACATATTCCTGAGCAAAATCCGGAGTTATTTGGAGATGATCTATTTTTCGAGTGGTAATCCCGAGATCCTGAAAAAGCTGCTGAAGTTTCAAACGTTCTGCTTCTTGCCGATGAGTGATTTTATCAGAGAGCAACTCATCAAATCGAAGGATATGATACGTTGAGACCGTATTGAAACAACCGGTTTCTGCAAGCATTTTATATAATATGCTCGTTCCTGATCGGTGCAACCCTAGGATAAAAATCGGTTGAAACGATATGCCTTCAATGAGATGAAGATAAGGAGTATCATGAGTCGATAAGGTCATTTCTCAAAAAATCCAATAAAGTTATTTACTATATAATCATATTGACACGTATTAACTGTTGATTGCATATGCATCCGTTATTAAACCCGGTTACTGCGATTCGCTGTTATACAATTCTGAAACGATATCCTAAAAATCTGAGGATGTTCTCTCAGGCTCAAATGCAAAAATTTCAAACAAAATCATTCGTCAATCTTCTTAGATATGCTTCCCACGTCCCAGTGTATCGATCTTTGTACACCCAAAAAAATATCAAACTCAGAGAAATTAAGAATCTCACTGATATTACAAAACTCCCACTCGTTTCAAAAAAAACAATTATGGATGCATATCCTACTCAAAGCATACCGGAAAAAAGATATTATCAGAAACATGTTCACCCTCTAAGTACCAGCGGATCAACAGGGAAA
The window above is part of the Candidatus Thermoplasmatota archaeon genome. Proteins encoded here:
- a CDS encoding sulfotransferase, with translation MTLSTHDTPYLHLIEGISFQPIFILGLHRSGTSILYKMLAETGCFNTVSTYHILRFDELLSDKITHRQEAERLKLQQLFQDLGITTRKIDHLQITPDFAQEYVYLLTKKSSANKITNKNYVFFDLLCKKIQYISENTKPILVKNPYDFGNFMVLKNLYPSARFIFIHREPVKVIDSTLRAWHTLLSEKNPYTVLFSRQYEKIFENPLYHSLLCWYYSSNIPFGFLGIVHQAKKMTSYYLKHVRYLHQHCYISLRYEDLCLHPNECIRSIMDFLGLPMTVDVHKEIKPREQKLLPIVQQYTPYIKKVLSSYRKYNNYLS